CGGACAACTGGTGCGCGGCCATGACCGCGAGCATGAGAAAAGCCCGTTGCAGGGACGGAGCGAACCCGCCCAGCCACAAATACGCGGCCGCCACAGGCAGGGCCAGGACAAGGCCCAGCTTCTGGCGGGGGATACGCAGCAGAACCGGCGGGCACATGGCTCCCAGCACCCAGGCCGCGCCGAATCCGAAAGCGGCCGCAATCCCCAGATGCAGCCCGGACAAGGCCAGACTGTGCGCCAGCCCGGCCCGGCGGATGCGGTCCATGAATTCCGGCTCCAGCCGCAGCCTGTCCCCGAAAAGCAAAGCCCGGACGGCCGCTCCGCCACCTTGCGGCAGCAGGGTTTCAATCCGGGCCATCAGCCGGGACCGCCCGGAGACATCCCCGGACCACTCAACGCCCTCATCCCCACGGGAATACGCGCGGTGCCAGACGTTTTCCCGCGCCCAGAAACTCTCCGGACCGGACAGGCCGAAATTCGCCCGGCCCTGAAGCTTGCGGATACGCAGCTTCGCCTCGAACCGGCTGCCCGTCCCAGGCGGGGCCGACACGCCTTCCAGCGTCCAGAGCAGCCGTCCCGGCAGGAAACTTCCGGACTCCGCATCCCGTACCTGCCCGGCGACGATGTTCACCCTGCCGCCGGGGTATGTGCGCACCTCTTCCACCACGCCGGAAACCCGCACCGTGGCGTTCCAGAATTCCGCGGGCGGGTTGTGACCGTTTCCGCCCACAGCCAGTCCGAGAAGAAACGCGCCCCCCAGAAAAAACGCTTCTTTCCCTCGAGCGGAAGCCAGCCCCAGAAGCAGGAGAGCCAGACAGGCGCTCCAGAAATACGCGGCACCCAGCAGACCGCAAGCATATCCCAGAAAAAGCCGCTGCCAGCCGAGCAACACCAGCGGACCGGAAGGATGGATGCCCGGTATCGTCCGGCGCGGCGGCACGTCCGCGCTCACTCCAGAAAGTGCCCGGCCACCCAGCACGTCTGCACCACCTTGCCGCCGGCTTCGTTCAGGACAAATTCGATATTTCCTCTTTCGTCCAGCCGGGGCTCGCATTTCTCGTTATTCCACAGAGTCAGCCAGCCCGGCCCCCACTCGGAATACGGAAAGGGCAGCGCCCCCACGCGATAGAGCCGCTCCACCGTCCAGCCTGCACCCTCCAGAGCGGACGCGTGCTCGCGCATCCAGGGCAGAGAGCGCTCTCCGGCTCTGGCCAGATCGCGGGAAACAAGAGGATGTTTCAGCAGCTCCCGCGTATTATCCAGTTCTTCGATAAAAGACATTTCATCCCTCCTTGCAAAAAAGTTTCCGCGAGCAGATTTCCGCTGAAAAGAGGCCCCCTGTCTGGACAAGATCCAGGGAGAGCGGCACAACCGGCACCGGCCGCCGCACTCTAGAGCCGCGCGGCCGAACTTTCCCCTCAACAGCATCACGGAGCGAGCATGTTTTCTCCCATGTCCGTCGCGGAGCGCATCCAGCCGCTGGATCCCGCGTATTTCAAACAGGCTCAGGCCCATCTCGACACGCAGACCAAGCCCCCGGGCAGCCTCGGCACGCTGGAACATATCGCCTGCCGTCTCGCGGCCATCCGTCAGGGTTCTCCACAGGCCGACCCGGCCCGGATCTATACCTGCGCGGGAGACCACGGCGTGGCCGGACAGAGCGTGAGCCTCTTTCCGCAGGAAGTGACCCGGCAGATGGTGGAAAATTTCATGCGGGGAGGCGCGGCCATCAACGTGCTGACCCGTACCGCGGGAGTGGACCTGAAAGTGGCGGATGCGGGCTGCCTGGGGGGCGGATTTCCCGATCATCCCGATCTTGTCCAGTGCAAGACGGCTCCGGGAACGGCGGATTTCACCACCGGCCCGGCCATGACCCGGCAGCAATGCCTGCAGGCCCTGGAAAACGGCGTGAATCTGGCCCGACAGGCCCATGCGGACGGCATCATCACCCTGGGCACCGGCGAGATGGGTATCGCCAATACCACTCCGGCCACGGCGCTGTTCTGTGCCTATCTGGGTCTTTCCCCCGCCTCCATCACCGGCCCGGGCACCGGCCTTTCCGAACGGGGCGTACAGCACAAAGTCCGCGTCATTGAAAACGCGCTGGAC
Above is a window of Desulfomicrobium orale DSM 12838 DNA encoding:
- the cobT gene encoding nicotinate-nucleotide--dimethylbenzimidazole phosphoribosyltransferase codes for the protein MFSPMSVAERIQPLDPAYFKQAQAHLDTQTKPPGSLGTLEHIACRLAAIRQGSPQADPARIYTCAGDHGVAGQSVSLFPQEVTRQMVENFMRGGAAINVLTRTAGVDLKVADAGCLGGGFPDHPDLVQCKTAPGTADFTTGPAMTRQQCLQALENGVNLARQAHADGIITLGTGEMGIANTTPATALFCAYLGLSPASITGPGTGLSERGVQHKVRVIENALDLHAQTISSADPVDILAALGGFEIATLAGMILGGASLRMALVIDGFISTSAFVAAHAICPLTREYAFFSHASAEPGFKAVMDALKASPLLQLGLRLGEGTGAAMAIFLLRCAANIYNEMATFDTAGVHSGA